One window of Rhizobium leguminosarum genomic DNA carries:
- a CDS encoding TrmH family RNA methyltransferase, giving the protein MSKDFHDQGPRRVGQVKEVTSLANPIIKDIKALTNKKSREESGTFLAEGLKLVIDAIELGWTIRTLVYAKAAKGKPLVEQMAARTVASGGLVLEVSEKVIASITRRDNPQMVVGIFEQRWTPLKGIRPRDGETWVALDRVRDPGNLGTIIRTADAAGASGIILIGETTDPFSLETVRATMGSVFAVPVARATPEEFVAWRKSAGVSVVATHLAGAVDYRTIDYRKKPVVLLMGNEQSGLPDQLAREADALARIPQQGRADSLNLAVATAVMLFEARRHLLSLAEGK; this is encoded by the coding sequence ATGAGCAAGGACTTCCACGATCAGGGACCGCGCAGGGTCGGACAGGTGAAGGAAGTCACTTCGCTTGCCAATCCCATCATCAAGGACATCAAGGCGCTGACGAACAAGAAGTCGCGGGAGGAAAGCGGGACTTTCCTGGCCGAAGGACTGAAGCTCGTCATTGATGCGATCGAACTCGGCTGGACGATCCGAACGCTGGTCTATGCCAAGGCGGCCAAGGGCAAGCCGCTGGTCGAGCAGATGGCGGCAAGGACCGTCGCCTCGGGCGGGCTGGTGCTCGAAGTCAGCGAAAAGGTGATTGCCTCGATCACCCGCCGCGACAATCCGCAGATGGTCGTCGGCATCTTCGAGCAGCGCTGGACGCCGCTTAAGGGTATCCGGCCGAGGGATGGCGAGACCTGGGTGGCGCTCGACCGGGTGCGCGATCCCGGCAATCTTGGCACCATCATCCGCACGGCGGATGCGGCCGGCGCTTCCGGCATCATTCTGATCGGAGAGACGACCGATCCCTTCTCGCTCGAAACGGTGCGGGCCACCATGGGCTCGGTTTTCGCCGTTCCGGTCGCGCGGGCGACACCGGAGGAATTCGTCGCCTGGCGGAAATCGGCCGGCGTTTCCGTGGTCGCGACGCATCTTGCCGGCGCGGTCGATTACCGCACGATCGACTACCGGAAAAAGCCCGTCGTGCTGTTGATGGGCAACGAGCAATCCGGCCTGCCGGACCAGCTGGCCAGGGAGGCCGACGCGCTTGCCCGCATTCCGCAGCAGGGCCGCGCCGACTCTTTGAACCTCGCCGTCGCCACCGCCGTCATGCTTTTCGAAGCCCGCCGCCATCTCCTCTCACTAGCCGAGGGCAAATGA